One part of the Bacillus sp. FJAT-27916 genome encodes these proteins:
- a CDS encoding FMN-dependent NADH-azoreductase, with product MTNVLVVKANNRPATEGISSKMYEVFMETVREEGKLNVSTYDVYEEDTPYFGQTLFDAFGKTQSGEELTEEESRLLKAKQKAMDAFASADIIVFAFPLWNLTIPAKLQTFIDYIYASGFTFKYDAKGNLVPLMPDKKIVLLNARGGIYSTPEMAPMEMSVNYMRTVFGSLFGMDIIHEVVIEGHNAQPDQAMEIIEEGMNRVRSAARELSNAYQVKA from the coding sequence ATGACAAATGTGTTAGTGGTTAAGGCGAATAATCGTCCGGCGACAGAGGGAATCTCCAGCAAGATGTATGAAGTTTTTATGGAGACCGTGCGAGAAGAAGGGAAACTGAATGTTTCCACTTATGATGTGTATGAAGAGGATACCCCTTATTTCGGGCAGACTTTATTCGATGCATTTGGCAAGACCCAATCAGGTGAAGAGTTAACTGAGGAAGAAAGCCGTCTGTTGAAAGCAAAGCAAAAAGCCATGGATGCCTTTGCTAGTGCAGATATTATCGTGTTTGCCTTCCCTCTTTGGAATTTAACCATTCCGGCAAAGCTGCAAACCTTTATTGATTACATTTATGCCTCAGGTTTTACCTTTAAATATGATGCTAAGGGAAATCTCGTGCCATTAATGCCAGATAAGAAAATTGTTCTTCTCAATGCCCGCGGCGGTATTTACTCTACTCCAGAAATGGCACCTATGGAGATGAGTGTTAACTATATGAGAACTGTATTCGGTTCATTGTTTGGAATGGACATTATTCATGAGGTCGTCATTGAAGGTCATAACGCACAGCCTGACCAGGCAATGGAAATCATTGAAGAAGGTATGAATAGGGTGCGAAGTGCAGCACGTGAGCTTTCGAATGCTTATCAAGTGAAAGCATAA
- a CDS encoding cobalamin B12-binding domain-containing protein: protein MYKATEFADILLKGNSVLAWEYIEKYKDEEILTIYENIITPAMHQIGALWENNEITVADEHIATAVCDFVLSRISSIHMSRHGSAPRKRAMFLCLEGEQHFLGLKMANFLFIDHGWETKYFGPNLPLEYARHTAAEWEPDAIGLSVSIVTNLPKLKSYCDQLEASSPSATIFVGGRLGAKYDLTSHISRNTQIVGDLTVINDWLKNYQMGEKENAAY from the coding sequence ATGTACAAAGCAACCGAATTCGCCGATATTCTGCTAAAGGGCAACTCTGTTCTCGCGTGGGAATATATAGAGAAGTATAAGGATGAAGAAATCCTCACAATCTATGAGAATATTATCACACCTGCCATGCACCAAATAGGGGCACTCTGGGAAAACAATGAAATCACCGTCGCGGATGAACATATAGCAACCGCTGTATGCGACTTTGTCCTCTCACGGATTTCTTCCATTCATATGTCAAGGCATGGTTCAGCTCCCCGTAAACGGGCCATGTTTTTATGCTTAGAAGGAGAACAGCATTTTCTTGGCTTGAAAATGGCTAATTTTCTGTTCATCGACCACGGCTGGGAGACGAAATATTTCGGGCCTAACCTGCCTTTAGAATATGCCCGGCATACCGCAGCAGAATGGGAGCCTGACGCGATTGGCCTTTCTGTATCCATCGTCACCAATCTTCCAAAGCTGAAATCCTATTGTGACCAGCTTGAAGCCAGCTCCCCTTCTGCCACAATATTTGTCGGAGGCAGATTGGGAGCCAAGTACGACCTGACCAGTCATATTAGCAGAAACACACAAATTGTTGGAGATTTAACAGTCATAAATGATTGGCTGAAAAATTATCAAATGGGAGAAAAAGAAAATGCAGCTTATTGA
- a CDS encoding 6-pyruvoyl trahydropterin synthase family protein: protein MFILKSEIQFDTAHYLSGYTGKCANLHGHRYRVIAKVASESLHAEGQLRGMVEDFGTIKQALREIEKLFDHKLLIEDNAEGQEVARQLQEGPTDFDLYMVPYRPTAEEMSRHIYQLLKKMNIQVCEVEVFETPTNSCTYSEGSICLG, encoded by the coding sequence ATGTTTATCCTAAAGAGTGAAATCCAGTTTGACACAGCCCATTATTTAAGCGGCTATACCGGAAAATGCGCCAATCTGCATGGCCACCGTTACCGCGTAATCGCCAAGGTGGCAAGTGAAAGCTTACATGCAGAGGGACAGCTTAGGGGCATGGTAGAAGATTTCGGGACAATTAAGCAAGCCTTAAGAGAAATCGAGAAATTATTTGACCATAAGCTATTGATTGAAGATAACGCGGAAGGTCAGGAGGTTGCCCGTCAACTGCAGGAAGGCCCCACTGACTTTGACTTATACATGGTTCCTTATCGCCCGACAGCAGAGGAAATGAGCCGTCATATATATCAGCTCTTGAAAAAAATGAATATACAAGTCTGTGAAGTTGAGGTTTTCGAAACGCCTACTAATAGCTGTACATATTCAGAGGGTTCCATATGTTTAGGGTGA
- a CDS encoding TetR/AcrR family transcriptional regulator, whose protein sequence is MVKRQLIMDTALELFAENGIESTSIKQITDRCGISKGAFYLSFTSKDELIFAMIEHFISEFVAEIDRSVRQSMNSDKLLYNFFYSFFSQFQGKSQHAKIFMKENLTALNQEIFLVLNKYDEFINSIIFSIIDQQFPQLNENMRADLAYTIKGFSKFYPELSILSNYPVDLDSLCQSLVEKTTILAREASIPFVTAEYFNTPLLSCLSPSKEQLFELLEKTKGEITDEIIEQSISLLSQNLEEMTLPKAVIQGLLKNLQANSHSKWAAYQYELYSEQHEKAE, encoded by the coding sequence ATGGTGAAGAGACAGCTAATCATGGATACAGCATTGGAACTGTTCGCTGAAAACGGGATTGAATCCACATCCATCAAGCAAATAACAGATCGATGCGGGATATCAAAAGGAGCATTTTATCTTTCCTTTACATCAAAGGATGAATTAATTTTTGCGATGATTGAGCATTTCATTAGTGAGTTTGTGGCAGAGATTGACCGTTCAGTCAGACAATCCATGAATTCAGATAAATTGCTCTATAACTTTTTCTATTCATTTTTCAGTCAATTCCAAGGGAAATCGCAGCATGCCAAGATATTCATGAAGGAAAATCTAACCGCATTGAACCAAGAAATCTTCCTCGTGCTGAATAAGTACGATGAATTCATAAATTCTATTATTTTCTCTATCATCGATCAGCAATTCCCGCAGCTAAATGAAAATATGCGGGCAGATTTAGCCTATACAATCAAAGGCTTCTCTAAATTCTATCCAGAATTATCCATCCTATCCAATTACCCGGTAGACCTGGATTCCTTATGTCAATCACTTGTGGAGAAAACGACCATTCTTGCACGTGAAGCATCCATTCCATTCGTCACAGCAGAGTATTTCAACACACCTTTATTGAGCTGCCTCTCCCCTTCAAAGGAACAGCTTTTCGAGCTGCTTGAGAAAACGAAAGGCGAGATCACAGATGAAATCATCGAGCAATCCATTAGCTTACTTAGCCAAAATCTCGAGGAGATGACTTTGCCAAAAGCCGTTATCCAAGGATTGCTAAAGAACCTTCAAGCAAATTCACACAGCAAATGGGCAGCTTATCAGTACGAGTTATATAGTGAACAGCATGAAAAGGCAGAGTGA
- a CDS encoding NAD(P)-dependent oxidoreductase: protein MMNEKENDKMGARKNVNIVIIGASGKTGQLAVQQALDAGHNVTAFMRTPEKLKLTHERLTVVQGDATDSEAVNSAIKGQEAVISCVGSNSGLAKTTILREMAGTVAEAMARNGVDRIVYMASAGIDKEIPGMMGKMTMKLLGNVLEDHRHAVEVYKSYDFKWTIARPMGLTDKPHTGRYEETTEGIPSGSRSISRADVADFLVRAVSDDRYIFQSVGLASKE from the coding sequence ATGATGAATGAGAAGGAAAACGATAAGATGGGGGCAAGGAAGAACGTGAATATCGTAATTATTGGGGCGTCGGGAAAAACAGGGCAATTGGCTGTTCAACAAGCATTAGATGCAGGCCATAACGTAACGGCATTTATGCGCACACCAGAAAAGCTCAAGCTGACTCATGAGCGGCTGACAGTCGTGCAAGGGGACGCAACAGATAGTGAAGCTGTTAATTCTGCCATAAAGGGACAGGAGGCGGTAATCTCCTGTGTAGGATCTAATAGTGGATTGGCAAAGACGACTATTCTGCGTGAAATGGCTGGTACGGTAGCAGAGGCGATGGCGCGTAATGGAGTGGACAGGATTGTTTACATGGCTTCTGCTGGAATTGACAAGGAAATACCAGGCATGATGGGGAAAATGACAATGAAGCTGCTAGGCAATGTCCTTGAAGACCATCGCCACGCAGTCGAGGTTTATAAGTCCTATGATTTCAAATGGACTATTGCTAGACCAATGGGCTTAACGGATAAGCCGCATACAGGGCGATATGAAGAGACAACTGAAGGTATTCCGAGCGGTAGCCGCAGCATTTCCCGCGCAGATGTCGCAGATTTTCTCGTGCGTGCGGTATCGGATGATCGTTATATCTTCCAGTCTGTCGGACTCGCTTCCAAGGAATAA
- a CDS encoding efflux RND transporter permease subunit has translation MKGLVNFVLKNKLAVWLLTIIITASGIYSGTRMKMESIPDISIPYLMVMDVYPGATPEQVMNDVSIPMEKVVEGLEDVKAVYSTSSSNVAQVQVEYDYGVDMDEKKRELQSALDNVNLPEDAEEPSIMSISLNMMPIMALSISSTEEDIVELTSTVEDSILPKIEKIDGVASASITGQHIEEVNFTYDEKKMADLGLEEDDVKQMVQASDMALSLGLYEFEDKEEAISVDGKLKTVDELKEMLIPVTPSETNPAPFVKLGDIAKIEKVGKVESVSRTNGEDAISIQIVKGQEANTVTVANAIKDLIKDEQEKMDGLEIDVTLDQGEPIEESVFTMVEKALFGGLIAVLIILLFLRDVKSTIISIISIPVSVFMALLLLNWLDITLNIMTLGAITVAIGRVIDDSIVVVENIYRRMHLKDEKLHGRALIREATIEMFKPILSSTLVTVAVFAPMIFVGGMVGELFTPFALTMTFALGASLLVAITIVPVLSHTLFRKKLYGEKEDKQHKEAGKLANWYKGVLEKALNHKIITSIIAVVLLAGSLALMPLIGFSFLGSEEEKTMYVTYTPATGELEDETLANIEEVEKELMKRDDIDILQVSVTDSESADPAAMMMGGSDGALMYLIFDPDMKDFPAAKEEVEEYLFNLGQSGEWKTQDFTSMSVASNEVSYTLYSEDLDDLNKSVKDIEAALGDIDGLEDIESDAEDPYVENVFVVNQENVLQFGLTTAQIVQALNENSSKEVLTTVESNGEDIEVVVQHEAKVQAKNLKELLETEIPTATGTPMPLSELVEVEEDTTLNTLSRSKGEYYATVTATITDDDISKATSAADKKIDNLELPKGVTTGVEGVAADMSETFTQLGIAMIAAIAIVYFILVVTFGEGLAPFAILFSLPFAVIGSFVGLYLTDLTISVSVMMGLLMLIGIVVTNAIVLVDRIIHMEHDGMGMREAILEAGTTRLRPILMTAIATIGAMLPMALGNGGGGLVSQDLAVTVIGGLISSTALTLVIVPIVYEILSKMLKKNRKDERED, from the coding sequence TTGAAAGGTTTAGTCAATTTTGTCCTGAAGAATAAGCTGGCAGTTTGGTTATTAACCATCATTATTACGGCTTCAGGCATTTATTCAGGAACGAGAATGAAGATGGAATCAATTCCTGATATCTCCATTCCTTACTTGATGGTGATGGATGTTTATCCAGGAGCTACTCCAGAACAAGTTATGAATGATGTATCGATTCCGATGGAAAAAGTAGTCGAGGGTTTAGAGGATGTAAAGGCTGTTTATTCAACTTCCTCCTCGAATGTTGCCCAAGTACAAGTGGAATATGATTATGGCGTTGATATGGATGAGAAGAAGAGAGAGCTTCAGTCCGCTCTTGATAACGTGAACCTCCCAGAGGATGCTGAAGAGCCTTCCATCATGTCAATCAGCTTAAATATGATGCCAATCATGGCATTGTCCATAAGCAGTACGGAAGAGGATATTGTTGAATTGACATCAACAGTTGAAGACAGCATTCTTCCGAAAATCGAGAAGATTGACGGTGTTGCGTCAGCTTCCATCACAGGTCAGCATATAGAAGAAGTTAACTTCACCTATGATGAAAAGAAAATGGCTGATCTAGGTCTTGAAGAAGATGACGTGAAACAAATGGTTCAAGCGAGTGATATGGCATTATCACTCGGACTGTACGAATTTGAAGATAAAGAAGAAGCCATCAGTGTAGATGGTAAGTTAAAAACAGTAGATGAGCTAAAAGAAATGCTGATTCCAGTAACGCCATCTGAAACAAACCCGGCTCCGTTCGTGAAGCTTGGGGATATTGCTAAAATTGAAAAGGTGGGCAAGGTTGAATCTGTCTCACGGACGAATGGCGAGGATGCCATCTCCATTCAAATCGTAAAGGGGCAGGAAGCAAATACCGTAACGGTCGCTAATGCCATCAAGGATTTGATTAAAGATGAGCAAGAAAAAATGGATGGACTTGAAATCGATGTAACTCTTGACCAAGGAGAACCAATTGAAGAATCTGTCTTTACGATGGTAGAAAAAGCTTTGTTTGGCGGTTTGATTGCCGTCTTAATCATTCTTTTATTCCTTCGTGATGTGAAGTCTACGATTATCTCGATTATTTCCATTCCAGTATCTGTCTTCATGGCGCTTCTGCTATTGAATTGGCTGGATATCACATTGAACATTATGACATTAGGAGCGATAACGGTCGCGATTGGCCGGGTAATAGATGACTCCATTGTTGTTGTTGAGAATATATACAGGCGGATGCACCTGAAGGATGAGAAACTCCATGGGCGAGCGCTCATTCGTGAGGCGACCATTGAGATGTTCAAGCCGATTCTTTCATCCACTTTAGTCACGGTTGCTGTATTTGCGCCAATGATCTTTGTCGGTGGAATGGTTGGCGAGTTATTCACGCCGTTCGCACTGACGATGACATTTGCACTTGGTGCATCACTTCTTGTTGCAATCACGATTGTTCCAGTCTTATCCCATACACTTTTCCGCAAGAAATTGTATGGTGAGAAAGAAGATAAGCAGCATAAAGAAGCTGGTAAACTGGCAAACTGGTATAAAGGTGTACTAGAAAAAGCATTGAACCATAAGATTATTACTTCTATCATTGCGGTTGTCCTCCTTGCAGGATCACTTGCCTTGATGCCGTTGATTGGCTTCAGCTTCCTCGGCTCTGAAGAGGAGAAAACGATGTATGTAACCTATACTCCTGCAACTGGCGAGCTTGAGGATGAGACACTTGCCAATATTGAAGAAGTCGAGAAAGAATTAATGAAACGTGACGATATTGATATTCTTCAAGTATCTGTTACAGATAGTGAAAGTGCGGACCCTGCAGCCATGATGATGGGCGGCAGCGATGGTGCGTTAATGTACCTCATCTTTGACCCGGATATGAAGGACTTCCCGGCTGCGAAGGAAGAAGTGGAAGAGTATCTCTTCAACCTCGGCCAATCCGGTGAATGGAAAACACAGGATTTCACATCCATGTCTGTAGCATCCAATGAAGTCAGCTATACACTCTACAGTGAAGACTTAGATGATTTGAATAAGTCCGTTAAAGATATAGAAGCAGCTTTAGGGGATATCGATGGACTTGAGGATATTGAATCCGATGCCGAAGATCCATATGTAGAAAACGTTTTTGTCGTCAATCAGGAGAATGTGCTCCAATTTGGATTAACAACTGCTCAAATTGTTCAGGCACTTAATGAAAACTCCTCGAAGGAAGTATTGACAACTGTTGAAAGCAACGGTGAAGACATTGAGGTAGTCGTTCAGCATGAAGCAAAAGTACAGGCGAAGAACCTGAAGGAATTACTAGAAACAGAGATACCAACAGCGACCGGAACACCAATGCCATTGTCTGAGCTCGTTGAAGTAGAAGAAGATACAACCTTAAATACGCTTTCTCGAAGCAAGGGAGAATATTATGCGACTGTAACGGCAACCATTACAGATGATGACATCTCTAAAGCTACCTCTGCAGCTGATAAGAAGATTGATAATCTCGAGCTGCCGAAGGGAGTTACGACTGGAGTAGAGGGTGTTGCAGCTGATATGTCTGAAACCTTCACACAGCTTGGAATTGCCATGATTGCTGCCATAGCGATTGTGTATTTCATTCTTGTTGTAACATTCGGTGAGGGTCTCGCCCCATTTGCGATTCTCTTCTCCTTGCCATTTGCGGTTATCGGTTCATTCGTTGGATTGTACTTGACCGATTTGACAATCTCCGTTTCCGTTATGATGGGTCTTCTGATGCTGATAGGGATTGTCGTCACGAATGCCATTGTCCTTGTCGACCGGATTATCCATATGGAGCATGACGGTATGGGCATGCGTGAGGCAATATTAGAAGCGGGTACAACTCGTCTTCGACCAATCCTCATGACGGCCATTGCAACCATTGGTGCAATGCTTCCGATGGCTCTTGGAAATGGCGGAGGCGGCCTAGTATCCCAGGACCTTGCCGTGACCGTTATTGGCGGGTTGATTTCATCAACTGCCTTGACACTTGTGATTGTGCCAATCGTCTATGAAATCCTCTCCAAGATGCTTAAGAAAAATCGTAAGGACGAACGTGAAGATTAA
- a CDS encoding antibiotic biosynthesis monooxygenase family protein, whose product MYTVFSTFLVPDEKADEVIQIYQNRSKLVDQASGFIDFLLLQNDRRSGELTVQLLFETKEDYLNWARSKEFKQIHDLEKKYPDQELAAIIPKVTKYKVVAT is encoded by the coding sequence ATGTATACTGTTTTCTCAACTTTCCTTGTTCCAGACGAAAAAGCGGATGAGGTTATTCAAATCTACCAAAATCGTTCGAAGCTTGTTGACCAAGCTTCAGGCTTTATTGACTTTCTGCTCCTGCAAAACGATCGCCGATCAGGTGAATTAACTGTCCAGCTTCTTTTCGAGACGAAAGAGGATTATTTAAATTGGGCAAGAAGCAAGGAATTCAAACAAATCCATGATTTAGAGAAGAAGTACCCGGATCAAGAACTAGCTGCTATCATTCCAAAGGTGACAAAATATAAGGTGGTAGCAACTTAA
- a CDS encoding UDP-glucose dehydrogenase family protein translates to MDICVIGAGYVGLTQAAVLADLGHAVCCVDTNKEKIESLSQGEIPIYEPGLKELVVKNKERLSFSSSPIEAIKQSSVVFIAVGTPAMIDGQTDLTYVQSVIDQLAGALISYTTIITKSTVPPGTNEWIYDTLIAKGVDPALFSVVSNPEFLREGSALQDMFHADKIVIGKKDDDSRSLPILQEIYKKLASPFVVTSLSGAEMIKYTSNAFLATKISFINEIARICDSYHVNIEDVVKGIGLDPRISPHFLQSGIGYGGSCFPKDVRSLEHSALKKQIIPLILQAVQTTNQTQVQLYLQKIQEHFPDMAGLRIGVLGIAFKPNTDDTRYSPAIALIEQLSDLGAEIRTYDPKAHLPVPIEKVTEYSTMKDAITGVDCVIIATDWDEFKKADFKQMKDLMRGNTIVDARNCLEPSEVYKEGLHYIAVARS, encoded by the coding sequence ATGGATATTTGTGTAATCGGCGCTGGTTATGTCGGCTTAACGCAGGCAGCCGTATTAGCCGATTTAGGTCACGCCGTTTGCTGCGTGGATACGAATAAAGAGAAAATCGAATCATTATCACAAGGAGAGATACCGATTTATGAACCCGGCTTAAAGGAATTGGTTGTAAAGAACAAGGAGCGCCTGTCCTTCAGCTCTTCCCCAATAGAAGCTATTAAACAATCATCTGTTGTTTTTATCGCCGTTGGTACACCTGCTATGATAGATGGTCAAACCGATCTTACCTATGTACAATCTGTCATCGATCAATTAGCTGGTGCACTAATCTCCTATACGACCATTATCACGAAAAGCACCGTTCCTCCAGGAACCAATGAATGGATTTATGATACATTGATTGCTAAAGGTGTAGACCCGGCACTCTTCTCCGTTGTTTCTAATCCTGAATTCCTTCGTGAAGGCTCTGCCTTACAGGACATGTTCCATGCCGATAAGATTGTCATTGGAAAAAAGGATGATGACAGTCGTTCCCTTCCAATCCTGCAGGAAATCTACAAAAAATTAGCCTCTCCGTTTGTGGTGACTAGCTTATCCGGAGCAGAAATGATTAAATATACCTCCAATGCCTTCCTTGCCACAAAAATTTCCTTTATTAATGAAATCGCCCGTATTTGCGATTCATATCACGTCAACATAGAGGATGTCGTAAAGGGCATTGGCCTTGATCCAAGGATCAGTCCCCATTTCCTTCAATCCGGTATTGGATATGGCGGCTCCTGCTTTCCAAAGGATGTTCGCTCACTTGAGCACAGTGCTTTGAAGAAGCAGATCATCCCTCTTATCCTGCAGGCTGTACAAACAACCAATCAAACACAGGTCCAGCTCTACCTGCAAAAGATTCAAGAGCATTTCCCTGATATGGCTGGGTTAAGAATAGGGGTACTTGGTATTGCCTTCAAACCAAATACAGATGATACCCGCTATTCACCTGCCATTGCACTCATTGAGCAATTGAGTGATCTTGGCGCAGAAATACGTACTTATGACCCTAAAGCTCATTTGCCTGTTCCGATTGAAAAGGTAACAGAATACAGCACAATGAAAGATGCCATAACAGGAGTCGATTGCGTCATTATCGCAACAGATTGGGACGAGTTTAAGAAGGCTGACTTCAAACAGATGAAGGATCTGATGAGAGGGAATACAATTGTCGATGCGAGGAATTGCTTAGAGCCGTCAGAGGTTTATAAAGAAGGCTTGCACTATATCGCCGTCGCTCGCTCCTAA
- the queE gene encoding putative 7-carboxy-7-deazaguanine synthase QueE gives MFRVIERFISIDGEGPTSGELAAFIRFEGCNLRCTWCDTKYSWDGSCAYEEQSAEEIYQYIKESGARNVTLTGGEPLLQKDILLLLDLLSADTELRIHIETNGAMDISKYKERYHGANIYYILDYKLPGSGMQMTMKEANFKHIEQEDVYKFVIASEEDLKETWRIVSEHELTKKCQVFLSPVVESIEPKRIVDFMIDHKWHDVRLQVQVHKVIWPKDMRGV, from the coding sequence ATGTTTAGGGTGATTGAACGATTTATTTCGATTGATGGTGAAGGTCCAACATCCGGCGAGCTTGCGGCCTTTATTCGCTTTGAGGGCTGCAATCTTCGCTGTACCTGGTGTGACACGAAGTATTCATGGGACGGCTCATGTGCCTATGAGGAACAAAGTGCAGAGGAAATTTATCAATACATCAAGGAAAGCGGTGCCCGCAATGTGACATTGACTGGCGGGGAACCCCTTTTGCAGAAGGATATCCTTCTATTATTGGACCTTCTATCAGCCGATACGGAACTAAGAATTCATATTGAAACAAACGGTGCTATGGATATTAGCAAGTATAAGGAACGATATCACGGCGCAAATATTTATTACATTCTTGACTACAAGCTACCTGGCAGCGGGATGCAGATGACAATGAAGGAAGCTAATTTCAAGCATATCGAACAAGAGGATGTTTATAAATTTGTCATCGCCTCTGAAGAGGATCTAAAGGAAACATGGAGAATCGTCAGCGAGCATGAGCTAACAAAGAAATGCCAGGTTTTCCTCAGTCCTGTTGTTGAATCCATTGAGCCAAAAAGGATTGTTGATTTCATGATTGACCATAAATGGCATGATGTCAGGCTGCAAGTCCAGGTTCATAAGGTAATTTGGCCAAAGGATATGCGAGGAGTGTAA
- a CDS encoding GyrI-like domain-containing protein yields MSMNKVDFKKIEKNLYNPPARPVIAEVPEMSFLMIDGSGDPNDEKGEYQKAVEMLYTLSYTIKMSKKGSHPIDHYFDYVVPPLEGLWWTENPHDLSDKKHFLWTAMIRQPSFVNEEAVKWAKEEASRKKPSLDFTKVYLSVYKEGRTVQMMHIGSYDTEQETFQQMEEYMVEHQLQRPLTCERKHHEIYLSDPRRTRTDRLKTIIRLPVEPMEGKA; encoded by the coding sequence ATGAGTATGAACAAGGTGGACTTCAAGAAGATAGAGAAAAACTTATACAACCCGCCGGCGCGGCCTGTAATAGCTGAAGTACCAGAAATGTCTTTTTTGATGATTGATGGAAGCGGGGATCCAAATGATGAAAAAGGGGAATACCAAAAGGCTGTCGAGATGCTCTATACCCTTTCATATACAATTAAGATGAGTAAGAAAGGAAGTCATCCGATCGATCATTACTTTGACTACGTTGTTCCGCCTCTTGAAGGACTGTGGTGGACAGAGAATCCTCATGACCTCTCAGATAAGAAGCATTTCCTGTGGACTGCTATGATTCGCCAGCCAAGCTTCGTTAATGAGGAGGCCGTGAAATGGGCGAAGGAGGAAGCCAGCAGGAAAAAACCTTCATTAGACTTTACAAAGGTTTATCTGTCCGTATATAAGGAAGGCAGAACGGTCCAAATGATGCATATAGGATCCTATGATACTGAACAGGAAACCTTCCAACAAATGGAGGAATACATGGTAGAGCATCAGCTGCAAAGACCATTGACGTGTGAAAGAAAGCATCATGAAATCTACCTTTCTGACCCGAGAAGAACAAGAACGGACCGGCTTAAAACGATAATCCGGCTGCCTGTTGAGCCAATGGAAGGAAAAGCCTGA
- a CDS encoding UTP--glucose-1-phosphate uridylyltransferase — translation MIKKAIIPAAGFGTRSLPVTKVIPKELFPIHNKPSIQYVVEEAAAAGIEQILIIVSRSKNLIIDYFDHSLELEMFLQKANKSALMNKVKLPDVKLYYTRQPLARGLGDAVRLGREFVGDDPFAVLLPDDIVVGGGLGELIKVYEETKSHVVALKAVEEEFLKNYGVAQVKQEREDLFEVLDMIEKPQTNPPSNLAVIGRYVFNSSIMDALAEQKPGAGAEIQLTDSIKKVLESERCYGKVLTGQRYDIAMTEEYIALQRYLQDSEG, via the coding sequence TTGATCAAGAAAGCCATCATCCCTGCAGCCGGTTTTGGTACAAGGAGTTTACCGGTTACAAAGGTTATCCCGAAGGAATTGTTCCCTATTCATAATAAACCTTCTATTCAATATGTTGTTGAAGAGGCAGCCGCAGCTGGCATTGAACAAATCCTGATTATTGTTTCACGGTCAAAGAATTTAATCATTGATTACTTCGATCATTCGCTAGAGCTGGAAATGTTTCTGCAGAAGGCTAATAAATCCGCTTTAATGAATAAGGTGAAATTACCCGATGTCAAACTATATTACACAAGGCAGCCACTGGCACGAGGGTTGGGAGATGCTGTGAGATTAGGGAGGGAATTTGTCGGAGATGATCCGTTCGCGGTTTTGCTTCCAGATGATATCGTTGTCGGGGGCGGTCTCGGGGAGCTGATTAAGGTTTATGAAGAGACGAAAAGTCATGTGGTCGCATTAAAGGCGGTAGAAGAAGAATTCCTGAAAAACTATGGTGTTGCTCAAGTGAAACAAGAGCGTGAGGATTTATTTGAAGTGCTGGACATGATTGAAAAGCCGCAAACAAACCCTCCATCTAACTTGGCGGTCATCGGCCGATATGTATTTAACTCTTCCATTATGGATGCACTCGCAGAGCAAAAGCCCGGGGCGGGTGCTGAAATACAGCTGACAGACAGCATCAAGAAGGTGCTTGAATCAGAGAGATGCTATGGCAAGGTTTTAACTGGCCAAAGGTATGACATAGCCATGACGGAGGAATACATCGCCCTGCAGCGATATTTGCAGGATAGCGAAGGTTAG